The following coding sequences are from one Vicugna pacos chromosome 11, VicPac4, whole genome shotgun sequence window:
- the CALHM2 gene encoding calcium homeostasis modulator protein 2, translated as MAALIAENFRFLSLFFKSKDVMIFNGLVALGTVGSQELFTVVAFHCPCSPARNYLYGLTAIGVPALALFLIGVILNNHTWNLVAECQYRRTKNCSAAPNFLLLSSIVGRAAVAPVTWSVISLLRGEAYVCALSEFVDPSSLTAGEESLPQAHATEILARFPCGEGPANLSGFREEVSRRLKYESQLFGWLLIGVVAILVFLTKCLKHYCSPLSYHQEAYWAQYRANEDQLFQRTAEVHSRVLAANNVRRFFGFVALNKDDEELVAKFPVEGTQPRPQWNAITGVYLYRENQGLPLYSRLHKWAQGLVGNGTAPDNIEMALLSS; from the exons ATGGCAGCCCTGATCGCTGAGAACTTCCGCTTCCTGTCACTCTTCTTCAAGAGCAAGGATGTGATGATTTTCAATGGGCTGGTGGCACTGGGCACAGTGGGCAGCCAGGAGCTGTTCACTGTGGTGGCTTTCCACTGCCCTTGCTCACCAGCCCGGAACTACCTGTACGGGCTAACGGCCATCGGTGTGCCCGCCCTGGCGCTCTTCCTCATTGGCGTCATCCTCAACAACCACACCTGGAACCTGGTTGCCGAGTGCCAGTACCGGAGGACCAAGAACTGCTCAGCTGCCCCCAACTTCCTCCTTCTGAGCTCCATCGTGGGTCGCGCAGCTGTGGCCCCTGTCACCTGGTCTGTCATCTCCCTGCTGCGCGGTGAGGCTTATGTCTGTGCTCTCAGCGAGTTCGTGGACCCCTCCTCACTCACAGCAGGGGAAGAGAGCCTCCCACAGGCCCATGCCACAGAAATCCTGGCCAGGTTCCCATGCGGGGAGGGCCCTGCCAACCTGTCAGGATTCCGGGAGGAGGTCAGCCGCAGGCTCAAGTACGAGTCCCAG CTCTTTGGGTGGCTGCTCATTGGTGTGGTGGCCATTCTGGTGTTCCTGACCAAGTGCCTCAAGCATTACTGCTCCCCACTCAGCTACCACCAGGAGGCCTACTGGGCGCAGTACCGCGCCAATGAGGACCAGCTCTTCCAGCGCACGGCCGAGGTGCACTCGCGGGTGCTGGCTGCCAACAATGTGCGCCGCTTCTTCGGCTTTGTGGCGCTCAACAAGGATGACGAGGAGCTGGTTGCCAAGTTCCCAGTGGAAGGCACACAGCCGCGGCCACAGTGGAACGCCATCACTGGCGTCTATCTGTACCGCGAGAACCAGGGCCTCCCACTCTACAGCCGCCTGCACAAGTGGGCCCAGGGTCTGGTGGGCAACGGCACAGCCCCAGACAACATAGAGATGGCTCTGCTCTCTTCCTAA
- the CALHM1 gene encoding calcium homeostasis modulator protein 1, translating into MDKFRMIFQFLQSNQESFMNGICGIMALASAQMYSAFDFNCPCLPGYNAAYSAGILLAPPLVLFLLGLVMNNNVSMLAEEWKRPPGRRAKDPAVLRYMFCSMAQRALIAPVVWVAVTLLDGKCFLCAFCTAVPVTVLGNGSLAPGLSPPELARLLARVPCPEIYDGDWLLAREAAVRYLRCISQALGWSFVLLTTLLAFIVRSVRPCFTQAAFLKSKYWSHYIDIERKLFDETCTEHAKAFAKVCIQQFFEAMNHDLELGHSHGALATAPASSAAPPVTDVGADEEREKLRGITDQGTMNRLLTSWHKCKPPLQLGQEEPLVGNGWAGGGPRPLRKEVATYFSKV; encoded by the exons ATGGACAAGTTCCGGATGATTTTCCAGTTCTTGCAGTCCAACCAGGAGTCCTTCATGAACGGCATCTGCGGCATCATGGCCCTGGCCAGTGCCCAGATGTACTCCGCCTTCGACTTCAACTGCCCCTGCCTGCCGGGCTACAACGCTGCCTACAGCGCCGGCATTCTGCTGGCGCCACCACTGGTGCTCTTTCTCCTCGGTCTGGTCATGAATAACAACGTGTCCATGCTGGCCGAAGAGTGGAAAAGGCCGCCGGGCCGCAGGGCCAAGGACCCCGCGGTGCTGCGCTACATGTTCTGCTCCATGGCCCAGCGCGCCCTCATTGCGCCCGTCGTCTGGGTGGCTGTCACGCTGCTCGATGGCAAGTGCTTCCTCTGTGCCTTCTGCACGGCCGTGCCCGTGACTGTGCTAGGCAACGGCAGCCTGGCGCCTGGCCTGTCCCCGCCCGAGCTCGCCCGCCTGCTGGCCCGAGTGCCCTGCCCCGAGATCTACGATGGCGACTGGCTGCTGGCCCGCGAGGCGGCCGTGCGCTACCTGCGCTGCATCTCACAG gccctgggctggTCCTTCGTGCTGCTGACCACACTGCTGGCGTTCATTGTGCGCTCTGTGCGGCCCTGTTTCACTCAGGCCGCCTTCCTCAAAAGCAAGTACTGGTCCCACTACATCGACATCGAGCGCAAGCTCTTCGACGAGACGTGCACGGAGCACGCCAAAGCCTTTGCCAAGGTCTGTATCCAGCAGTTCTTCGAGGCCATGAACCATGACCTGGAGCTGGGTCACAGCCACGGGGCCCTGGCCACAGCCCCTGCTAGCTCAGCTGCTCCCCCTGTCACAGACGTCGGTGCCGACGAGGAGAGGGAGAAGCTACGCGGCATCACCGATCAAGGTACCATGAACAGGCTGCTCACAAGCTGGCACAAGTGCAAGCCGCCCCTGCAGCTGGGCCAGGAGGAGCCGCTGGTGGGCAACggctgggctgggggcgggcCTCGGCCTTTACGCAAGGAGGTGGCCACCTACTTCAGCAAAGTGTGA